The genomic segment GCGATGATGGCGATGTTACGCATTTTTTCGATAGGCGTGGACATGGGCGGCAGGCTTTCGGGAGGGAAGAAAGGGGAATTCCCGCGCCCGGTACAGGATGCCGCACGGTTTGGCTATGCCCAAGTGTCAGAAAGGCCCCCGAGGCTGAACAGCTGCCGTACCGGCGACGGCGACGCTTCCTGTTGCAATCGTCATGGAACAGAGCCCTGCCCCACCCATTGGTAAGTTACAGGGCTGGACGGGACCGCGCGACACAATCCGCGCGCCACATTAGCAGGAAAGGATTCATCATGACGAAACGTGCCGAAAACCGCACCCTCGCCATTCTCGCAACCGACGGATTTGAACAGATCGAGCTGACCTCGCCGAAAGAGGCCATCGAAAACGCAGGCGGCACCTGCAAGATCGTGTCGCCGAACGACCAGCGCATCCAGGGCAACAAGCACCGCGAACACGGTGACTGGTTTGATGTGGATGTGAAACTGGACGAGGCAAAGGCAGAAGACTTCGATGCGCTGCTTATCCCGGGCGGTCTTTTCAACCCGGACGCCTTGCGCCGGGACAGCAGAGCCCTGGCATTCGCATCCGCTT from the uncultured Hyphomonas sp. genome contains:
- a CDS encoding type 1 glutamine amidotransferase domain-containing protein — translated: MTKRAENRTLAILATDGFEQIELTSPKEAIENAGGTCKIVSPNDQRIQGNKHREHGDWFDVDVKLDEAKAEDFDALLIPGGLFNPDALRRDSRALAFASAFFEQKKPVFSICHGPQVLISAGLVNGRKMTGFSAIQQDLKNAGAVVTDEAVVVDEGLVTSRNPDDLGQFNAKIVEEICEGKHAAQRESVTA